GGCATCGGCGAGAAGACGGCGGCCAAGCTGATCAACAAGTTCGGCTCCGCCGAGGCCGTCGTCGAGAATGCGGACAAGCTCACGCCCAAGCAGAGCGAGAACGTGCGAAATCATGGCCTTGAGAAGGTCGCTGTCAGCAAGCAGCTGGTCACGCTGAAGGACGACGTCGACCTGGGCGCGTTCGACCCGGCCGCGTGCGACTTCACTGGCCTCGACACGCCAGCCCTTCGCGACCATCTCGACGAGCTCGGCTTCCGCAGCCTGCTCGGTCGGCTTGGTGGGAACGGCTCGCTCAAAGCTGATGCCGACGTGCCCGACAAGCCGTCGGCGAAGTACGCCCCGTTGACCGGCGGATTGTTCGATCAGCACGAGACGGCCGAAGCCGGAGACGGCTTCGATTACCAGTGCGTCGACACGCCGGACAAGCTGGCCGACTTTGCGAAGGAGCTGGCGAAGCAGAGCAGTTTTGCCTTCGACACCGAGACGGATGGCCTGGGAGCGATGTCGAGCGAGCTGATCGGGATGAGCTTCAGCTGGGAAGGCCGCAGCGGCTACTACCTGCCAATCAAGGGGCCGATGGGGGCGACCGTGCTCGATCGTGACGTGGCCATCGGCGCGGTGCGTGCAGCACTCGAAGACCCGAAGGTCGGGAAGATCGGGCACCACCTGAAGTACGACCAGATGGTCATGAGTCGTGCCGGCATCAAGCTGCGCGGGGCCGTCGCGGACACGATGCTGATGGCGTTCCTCATTGACGCCGGACGGACCACGTACAAGATGGACGGTCTCTCCATCGACCTGCTCGGCCACCAGACGATCCCGATCAAAACGCTCATCGGCACGGGAAAGAAGCAGATTTCGCTGGCCGAGGTGCCTGTGGCGGATGTCGCCCGCTACGCCTCGGAGGACGCGGACGTGACGTGGCGGCTCTACGAAGTGCTGAGCGAGAAGCTGGCGAAGTTTCCGACGCTCCAGGCGTTGCACGACGACCTGGAGCTGCCGCTGTCGAACGTGCTCGCCGGCATGGAAGAGGCGGGCATTCGTGTCGATCCAAAGGTGCTCGCCGAGCAGTCGGCGGTGCTGCTGAAGCGGATCGAGCAGCTCCGCGACGACATCGCCGAACAAGCCGGCGGGGAGATGAACCCCGACTCGCCAAAGCAGCTGCAAGAAGTGCTCTTCGACAAGCTCGGGCTCAAGCCGGTTCGCAAGACCAAGACCGGCTACTCGACCGACGCCGCCACGCTCGAACAGCTCGCAAGCGATCACCCGCTCCCCGGCCTGATCCTCGAGTATCGCGGCCTCGTCAAGCTACGCGAGACGTATCTGGAAAACCTCGCAAAGGAGATCAACGCGTCGACCGGTCGCATCCACACAAGCTTCAACCAGACCGGTGCCAGCACGGGAAGGCTCTCGTCGAGCGACCCGAACCTGCAGAACATTCCCGTCCGCACCGACGAAGGCCGACGCATTCGGCTCGCCTTCGTCGCCCCCGAAGGCCGGCAGCTCGTCACTGCCGACTACTCGCAGATCGAACTCCGCTTCCTCGCCCATTTCTGCCAGGAACCGGGACTTCTCGAAGCCTTCCGCGACGGCCAGGACATCCACCGCGCCGTCGCCAGCGACGTCTACGACACGCCGCTGGACGACGTCACCGACGAGCAGCGCCGGTACGCCAAGACGATCAACTTTGCCATCATCTACGGGGTCTCCGCCTTCGGCCTGGCACGCCGCGTCGAAGGGCTCAACCAACGCTCCGCCAAGGAACTGATCGACAACTACAAAGCGACCTACCCCCGCGTCTTCGACTTCTTCGATCAGTGCATCATCGACGCCAAGAGCCAGGGCTACGTCGAGACGATCAAGGGCCGACGCCGGCCGATTCCGGAGATCGAAAGCCGGATCGCCAGCATGCGCCAGTACGCCGAACGGACCGCGATCAACAGCGTCATCCAGGGCAGCGCAGCCGACCTGATCAAGCTCGCCATGCTCGAAGTCGACCGCCGCCTGCAGGCTTCGAACCTGGATGCGACGCTGCTCCTGCAGGTGCACGACGAACTCGTCTTCGAAGCCGCCGAGGCCGACGTCGAGAAGGTCAAACAGCTCGCCGTCGAGAGTATGGAGAGTGCGATGGAACTCGAAGTGCCTCTCAAGGTCGACACGGGCTCCGCCGCGAATCTCGGCGAGGCGAAGTGAACGCGGCCATGGCTCTGCTCGGCAGCGTTGAAGATTCTTGCCCGTGCGTTACGCTCGCCGGCCGTGATGATTCGACGAACAACGATCCTCGTTGGGGCAGCCCTGGCCCTCGCCGCATGCGGCTGTGCCACGACGCCCCCAACCAGTGCGAGCAACTCCATGAACGACGAAGCGGAAATCCAGCAGTGGTTTGATTCCTGGATCGAATCCACCGTCGAAGGCAAGCCGGAGCTGGCCAACACGCTGGTCGCGGACGATGCCGTGTTCTTCCTTCCTGGCGTCGGGTCGATGGGCAAGGAGCCCTTCATCCTCGCCGCCTGTGGCACCGAAGCGCCGGGCCACGACTTCGACCTCGACAGCAAGATCGAAGACATGCACATCTCGGGCGACATGGCATGGGTGACGTCTCGCCACCGGCTCGACATCACGGAAAAAGCCAACGGCACCACCAGCCGCATGTCGGGTCACGCCTTGTCCGTCCTCGAACGCCGCGACGGCCAGTGGGTCACCGTCCGCGAAGCGAGCACGATGACCGCCGAGAAGTCGGCCGGGTGAGTCGAACCTAAAGCTGCGACGAGCGTGTGACCGGACGCGTTGCGGGCATCGTGGTCGGCATCGTCGCGGGCATTGTGGTCGGCTGCGTCGCCGGAAGGGTCGTCGGCAGTCGCCTTGCAGGGCGAGTCGTGATTTCGGGTGCGGGCAGCCGTTCGCTGCCGGTGTAGATGACCAGGTCTGCCCGGCCGACGTCGTCGGGTCGGAGACGCTGGACGTCGAGCGGGAGCAGGCTGACGGTCATCACCCGGAGGTTGTCGCGCTCTTCGAGCAGCACCGTCAGGCCGCCGTCGAAGTCGGTGTGGAAGGCACCGGAAAGGTGGACCACGGGTCGGCCGTGCTGTCGGCGTGCAGTGCGGATCGAGTCGGCCATCGTCACGTCCCAGACGAGCTGGGCGTCGAAAAAGTCGTCGATTTCAAAGCCCGGCCGGGTCGTCGCGGCCGAGGCGTTCGCCCGTCCCTTGAGTTCCCGCATGACTTCGCCGAAACGCTCGCGGTAGCCGACGAGCAACGCACGATCGTCTTCGGTCGGAACTTCGTAGTCGCGGCTGTCTTCGAGGGCATCGAGCCCTTCGACGCGCGCCTTGGCAGCGGCTTCGCGAGGTGCATTGGCCGGGACCACGGGCAGGCCGAGGCGTCGGACGAGCCGAATCGTGCGGCGGTAGCCCTCGCCCTGGTCGGGCCAGGCGCGAAGGGAGTCGTCCTCCGCCCGGCCACGCTCGAGCATCTCCAGCGACAACGCCCCGCCGGCCTCGGGCCCCGGAAGCGCCGCTGCCGTGAGACGACGCTGGATGAGCTTGGCCGCCCGGTCGTCGTGGAGCTCGCCGATGAGGACGACGTCGACCAGAGCCAACTGCTCCTGGATGGACGACATCGTCGCGGGATCGCCTGTGAAGCCGTCGAACGCGTGCATCATCCGATCGCCGAGCACGAACGCGGTCGACGTCGCATCGACCGACAGCTCCTCCACGACGGCCGGTGACTCCGCGTCGAGCGGACGGTGCGGGTCGGTCGGACCGGTACAACCAACGAGCGAGGCGACACAAACGCAGGCAGCGAGAACGAGAGCGGAACGTCGAGGCATCGCCCGGATGATCGGCCCGACAGTCGCATTCGGCAAGCGACCATCGGCAGCGGTATGCTCCTGGTCCGATGCCCGAACAAGACGTCGTCGTCCCCGAAGTTGCCGAAAGTGTCGCGGAAGTGACCATCCTGAACTGGCACAAAGGTGTCGGCGAGTTCGTCGAAGCCGACGAGGCGCTGGCCGAAGTTGAGACCTATAAGGCCAACGTCGACATGCCCGCACCGTTCGCCGGCGTCATCACGGCCCACGTCGCAGCGGTCGGCGACACGCTGGCGATCGGCGAAGTCGTCGCCAGGATCGACACCGACAAGACCGAGGGCACCGCCGCTCCGGCCGAGTCGAAGGCTGGCGCCGAGCAACCCGCGGAGGCTGCGTCGTCCTCGGGCACGAGCG
This DNA window, taken from Planctomycetota bacterium, encodes the following:
- the polA gene encoding DNA polymerase I; its protein translation is NEDFDADALVAKVGYKPEQAVDVQALMGDNVDNVPGIPGIGEKTAAKLINKFGSAEAVVENADKLTPKQSENVRNHGLEKVAVSKQLVTLKDDVDLGAFDPAACDFTGLDTPALRDHLDELGFRSLLGRLGGNGSLKADADVPDKPSAKYAPLTGGLFDQHETAEAGDGFDYQCVDTPDKLADFAKELAKQSSFAFDTETDGLGAMSSELIGMSFSWEGRSGYYLPIKGPMGATVLDRDVAIGAVRAALEDPKVGKIGHHLKYDQMVMSRAGIKLRGAVADTMLMAFLIDAGRTTYKMDGLSIDLLGHQTIPIKTLIGTGKKQISLAEVPVADVARYASEDADVTWRLYEVLSEKLAKFPTLQALHDDLELPLSNVLAGMEEAGIRVDPKVLAEQSAVLLKRIEQLRDDIAEQAGGEMNPDSPKQLQEVLFDKLGLKPVRKTKTGYSTDAATLEQLASDHPLPGLILEYRGLVKLRETYLENLAKEINASTGRIHTSFNQTGASTGRLSSSDPNLQNIPVRTDEGRRIRLAFVAPEGRQLVTADYSQIELRFLAHFCQEPGLLEAFRDGQDIHRAVASDVYDTPLDDVTDEQRRYAKTINFAIIYGVSAFGLARRVEGLNQRSAKELIDNYKATYPRVFDFFDQCIIDAKSQGYVETIKGRRRPIPEIESRIASMRQYAERTAINSVIQGSAADLIKLAMLEVDRRLQASNLDATLLLQVHDELVFEAAEADVEKVKQLAVESMESAMELEVPLKVDTGSAANLGEAK
- a CDS encoding nuclear transport factor 2 family protein, whose amino-acid sequence is MIRRTTILVGAALALAACGCATTPPTSASNSMNDEAEIQQWFDSWIESTVEGKPELANTLVADDAVFFLPGVGSMGKEPFILAACGTEAPGHDFDLDSKIEDMHISGDMAWVTSRHRLDITEKANGTTSRMSGHALSVLERRDGQWVTVREASTMTAEKSAG
- a CDS encoding ChaN family lipoprotein; protein product: MPRRSALVLAACVCVASLVGCTGPTDPHRPLDAESPAVVEELSVDATSTAFVLGDRMMHAFDGFTGDPATMSSIQEQLALVDVVLIGELHDDRAAKLIQRRLTAAALPGPEAGGALSLEMLERGRAEDDSLRAWPDQGEGYRRTIRLVRRLGLPVVPANAPREAAAKARVEGLDALEDSRDYEVPTEDDRALLVGYRERFGEVMRELKGRANASAATTRPGFEIDDFFDAQLVWDVTMADSIRTARRQHGRPVVHLSGAFHTDFDGGLTVLLEERDNLRVMTVSLLPLDVQRLRPDDVGRADLVIYTGSERLPAPEITTRPARRLPTTLPATQPTTMPATMPTTMPATRPVTRSSQL